A single window of Pseudomonas lijiangensis DNA harbors:
- the pgeF gene encoding peptidoglycan editing factor PgeF, with translation MSDWLIPDWPAPAHVRSCITTRSGGASQAPFDSFNLGDHVGDNPQAVVSNRQYLSSQLKVQPAWLRQVHGVAVAHADPASVAEADASWTDTPGIACTIMTADCLPALFCNREGTRVAAAHAGWRGLAAGVLEATADSLRVAPDDIMVWLGPAIGQPSFEVGPEVRETFMATHPQTADAFIPSVNAGRFMADIYALARLRLAAYGVLSVHGGGLDTFTDARFFSYRRSAITGRFASLIWIDQA, from the coding sequence GTGAGTGACTGGCTGATTCCAGACTGGCCTGCGCCTGCGCACGTCAGATCCTGCATCACCACCCGCTCGGGCGGGGCCAGCCAGGCGCCGTTCGACAGCTTCAACCTGGGCGATCACGTGGGTGACAACCCGCAAGCGGTCGTCAGCAACCGCCAATACCTGTCGTCGCAACTGAAGGTGCAGCCTGCCTGGTTGCGTCAGGTGCACGGCGTCGCTGTGGCGCATGCCGATCCTGCTTCGGTGGCCGAAGCCGACGCAAGCTGGACCGACACGCCGGGCATTGCCTGCACCATCATGACCGCCGATTGCCTTCCTGCGTTGTTCTGCAATCGCGAGGGAACTCGTGTCGCCGCGGCTCATGCCGGCTGGCGGGGGCTTGCGGCAGGTGTACTCGAGGCAACGGCCGACAGTTTGCGTGTTGCCCCCGACGACATCATGGTCTGGCTCGGCCCGGCCATCGGGCAGCCTTCTTTCGAGGTCGGCCCGGAAGTCCGTGAAACCTTCATGGCGACCCATCCGCAAACGGCCGATGCCTTTATCCCAAGCGTCAACGCCGGGCGTTTCATGGCCGATATCTACGCCCTTGCGCGTTTGCGCCTTGCCGCCTATGGTGTTTTATCAGTCCATGGTGGCGGGCTGGATACCTTCACTGACGCGCGTTTCTTTTCCTACCGCCGCAGCGCCATCACTGGCCGTTTCGCCTCGCTGATCTGGATCGATCAAGCCTGA
- the clpB gene encoding ATP-dependent chaperone ClpB — protein sequence MRIDRLTSKLQLALSDSQSLAVGMDHPAIEPAHLMHALLEQQGGSIKPLLLQVGFDINSLRKELSKELDHLPKIQNPTGDVNMSQDLARLLNQADRLAQQKGDQFISSELVLLAAMDENSKLGKLLLGQGVSKKALENAINNLRGDGAINDPNVEESRQALDKYTVDLTKRAEEGKLDPVIGRDDEIRRTIQVLQRRTKNNPVLIGEPGVGKTAIAEGLAQRIINGEVPDGLKGKRLLSLDMGALIAGAKYRGEFEERLKSLLNELSKQEGQIILFIDELHTMVGAGKGEGSMDAGNMLKPALARGELHCVGATTLNEYRQYIEKDAALERRFQKVLVEEPSEEDTIAILRGLKERYEVHHKVGITDGAIIAAAKLSHRYITDRQLPDKAIDLIDEAASRIRMEIDSKPEVLDRLERRLIQLKVESQALKKEKDEAAIKRLEKLQLDIERLEREYADLEEVWASEKAEVTGSAQIQQKIEQSRQELEAARRRGDLNRMAELQYGIIPDLERSLQMVDQHGKPENQLLRSRVTEEEIAEVVSKWTGIPVSKMLEGEREKLLKMESLLHKRVIGQSEAVVAVASAVRRSRAGLSDPNRPSGSFMFLGPTGVGKTELCKALAEFLFDTEEAMVRIDMSEFMEKHSVARLIGAPPGYVGYEEGGYLTEAVRRKPYSVILLDEVEKAHTDVFNILLQVLEDGRLTDSHGRTVDFRNTVIVMTSNLGSAQIQELVGDREAQRAAVMDAVSTHFRPEFINRIDEVVIFEPLARDQIAGITEIQLGRLRSRLAERELSLTLSPEALDKLIAIGYDPVYGARPLKRAIQRWIENPLAQLILSGSFVPGSSITGKVVDGEIVFG from the coding sequence ATGCGTATCGATAGATTGACCAGCAAATTGCAACTGGCCTTATCAGATTCCCAATCGCTGGCCGTTGGCATGGATCATCCAGCCATTGAGCCCGCGCACTTGATGCATGCCCTGCTCGAACAGCAAGGCGGCTCCATCAAGCCTCTATTGCTGCAGGTAGGTTTTGACATCAACAGCCTGCGCAAGGAGTTGAGTAAAGAGCTCGACCATCTGCCGAAGATCCAGAACCCTACCGGCGACGTTAACATGTCCCAGGACCTGGCGCGCCTGCTCAATCAGGCTGATCGTCTGGCGCAACAGAAGGGCGACCAGTTCATTTCCAGTGAGCTGGTGCTGCTCGCAGCCATGGACGAGAACAGCAAGCTGGGCAAGTTGTTGCTCGGTCAGGGCGTGAGCAAGAAGGCTCTCGAGAACGCCATCAATAACCTGCGCGGTGACGGCGCGATCAATGACCCCAACGTCGAGGAGTCGCGTCAGGCTCTGGACAAGTACACCGTTGACCTGACCAAGCGCGCCGAAGAAGGCAAGCTTGACCCGGTGATCGGGCGAGACGACGAGATTCGCCGGACCATTCAGGTCCTGCAACGGCGTACCAAGAACAACCCGGTGCTGATCGGCGAGCCTGGCGTGGGCAAGACCGCCATTGCCGAAGGTCTGGCGCAGCGCATCATCAACGGCGAAGTGCCGGACGGCCTCAAAGGCAAGCGTCTGCTGTCCCTGGATATGGGCGCATTGATTGCCGGTGCCAAATACCGTGGCGAGTTCGAGGAGCGCCTGAAGTCGCTGCTTAATGAACTGAGCAAACAGGAAGGCCAGATCATCCTGTTCATCGACGAACTGCACACCATGGTCGGCGCCGGTAAAGGCGAGGGTTCGATGGATGCGGGCAATATGCTCAAGCCCGCTCTGGCCCGTGGCGAGCTGCATTGCGTCGGTGCGACCACGCTCAACGAGTATCGCCAATATATAGAGAAGGACGCTGCCCTTGAGCGTCGCTTCCAGAAAGTGCTGGTGGAAGAGCCCAGCGAAGAAGACACCATCGCCATTCTGCGTGGCTTGAAAGAGCGTTATGAGGTTCACCATAAAGTCGGGATTACCGACGGTGCGATCATCGCTGCTGCCAAGCTGAGCCATCGGTATATCACCGACCGCCAGTTGCCGGACAAGGCCATCGACCTGATCGACGAAGCCGCCAGCCGTATTCGCATGGAAATCGACTCCAAGCCTGAGGTGCTGGATCGTCTTGAGCGTCGCCTGATCCAGTTGAAGGTCGAATCCCAGGCCCTCAAGAAGGAAAAGGACGAAGCCGCGATCAAGCGTCTGGAGAAGCTGCAACTCGATATCGAGCGTTTGGAACGTGAATACGCCGATCTCGAAGAAGTCTGGGCTTCGGAGAAGGCTGAAGTGACGGGCTCGGCTCAGATCCAGCAGAAAATCGAGCAGTCGCGCCAGGAGCTGGAGGCGGCACGCCGTCGCGGTGACCTGAATCGCATGGCTGAATTGCAGTACGGCATCATTCCGGATCTGGAACGCAGCCTGCAAATGGTCGATCAGCACGGCAAGCCGGAAAACCAGTTGCTGCGCAGCCGCGTGACCGAGGAGGAAATTGCCGAAGTCGTTTCCAAGTGGACCGGCATTCCTGTCTCGAAAATGCTCGAAGGCGAGCGTGAAAAGCTGCTTAAGATGGAAAGCCTGCTGCACAAGCGCGTCATCGGCCAGAGCGAAGCCGTTGTGGCGGTGGCCAGTGCCGTGCGTCGTTCTCGTGCCGGGCTGTCCGATCCCAATCGTCCGAGCGGTTCGTTCATGTTCCTGGGCCCGACCGGTGTCGGCAAGACCGAGCTGTGCAAGGCGCTGGCGGAATTCCTGTTCGATACCGAAGAGGCCATGGTGCGGATCGATATGTCCGAGTTCATGGAGAAACACTCCGTCGCTCGCCTGATCGGTGCGCCACCGGGTTATGTCGGCTATGAAGAGGGCGGTTATCTGACCGAGGCGGTGCGTCGCAAGCCGTATTCGGTGATCCTGCTCGATGAGGTCGAAAAGGCCCACACCGATGTCTTCAACATCCTGCTGCAAGTGCTGGAGGATGGACGCCTGACAGACAGCCATGGCCGTACGGTGGATTTCCGTAATACCGTGATCGTCATGACCTCCAACCTGGGCTCGGCGCAGATCCAGGAACTGGTGGGTGATCGTGAAGCCCAGCGCGCTGCGGTGATGGATGCGGTCAGCACGCATTTCCGTCCGGAGTTCATCAACCGGATCGATGAAGTGGTGATTTTCGAGCCGCTGGCCCGGGATCAGATCGCAGGTATCACGGAAATCCAGCTGGGACGTCTGCGCAGCCGTCTTGCCGAGCGCGAGCTTTCCCTGACCCTGAGTCCGGAAGCTCTCGACAAGCTGATCGCCATTGGCTACGACCCTGTGTATGGCGCACGGCCTCTCAAGCGTGCGATTCAGCGCTGGATCGAAAACCCGCTGGCCCAACTGATCCTGTCGGGCAGCTTTGTGCCTGGCTCCAGCATCACCGGCAAGGTGGTGGATGGCGAGATCGTGTTTGGCTGA